A stretch of Spirosoma oryzicola DNA encodes these proteins:
- the infC gene encoding translation initiation factor IF-3 yields the protein MALPQRRPPRRVVEEPYKVNERILAREVRVVGENVEQGIYDINKAQAMAKAQNLDLVEVSPNAVPPVCRIVDYSKFKYEQKKKQKEIKANATKVVIKEIRFGPNTDDHDFEFKLKHAINFLKEGAKVKAYVQFVGRAIVFKDRGFQLLERFSKGLEEYGKVEAEPKLEGKRMSMFLAPKPVVAKK from the coding sequence ATGGCATTACCCCAGCGCAGACCACCTCGTCGTGTGGTTGAAGAACCGTACAAAGTTAATGAGCGCATTTTAGCCCGCGAGGTGCGGGTGGTCGGTGAAAATGTAGAGCAGGGAATCTACGATATAAACAAGGCGCAGGCTATGGCCAAAGCGCAGAATCTCGATCTGGTTGAGGTATCGCCCAACGCGGTGCCGCCCGTCTGTCGTATTGTTGACTATTCCAAGTTCAAATACGAGCAGAAGAAAAAGCAGAAAGAAATTAAAGCGAACGCGACGAAAGTCGTTATCAAAGAAATCCGGTTCGGTCCCAACACGGATGATCACGATTTTGAGTTCAAGCTCAAACATGCCATTAACTTCCTGAAAGAAGGCGCCAAAGTAAAAGCGTACGTACAATTCGTAGGCCGGGCCATCGTCTTTAAAGATCGTGGTTTCCAACTGCTGGAGCGGTTCTCGAAAGGATTGGAAGAATACGGCAAAGTGGAAGCGGAGCCCAAGCTCGAAGGAAAACGGATGTCTATGTTTCTGGCACCAAAACCGGTTGTCGCTAAAAAATAA
- the rpmI gene encoding 50S ribosomal protein L35: protein MPKVKTNSAAKKRFKLTGTGKIKRKHAFHSHILTKKTTKQKRNLVHDTLVFPADERRIKALLNV, encoded by the coding sequence ATGCCAAAAGTTAAAACCAATTCGGCGGCCAAGAAGCGTTTTAAGCTGACTGGCACCGGAAAAATCAAGCGGAAGCACGCCTTCCACAGTCATATCCTGACGAAAAAGACGACCAAACAGAAGCGCAACCTGGTGCACGATACGCTGGTATTCCCAGCTGACGAGCGTCGGATCAAAGCCCTGCTGAACGTCTAA
- the rplT gene encoding 50S ribosomal protein L20, translating to MPRSVNHVASRARRKKVMKLAKGYFGRRKNVWTVAKNAVEKGLGYAYRDRRAKKRDFRSLWIQRINAGARINGMSYSALMGALSKSGIELNRKVLADLAMNHPEAFAAVVEQVK from the coding sequence ATGCCACGTTCCGTCAATCACGTTGCCTCACGGGCGCGTCGGAAAAAAGTAATGAAGCTGGCCAAAGGTTATTTCGGTCGGCGTAAAAATGTTTGGACAGTTGCTAAAAACGCTGTCGAAAAAGGCTTAGGCTACGCATACCGCGACCGCCGTGCCAAAAAACGGGATTTCCGTAGTCTGTGGATTCAGCGGATCAACGCGGGTGCCCGGATCAACGGTATGTCCTATTCAGCACTGATGGGTGCCTTGAGCAAATCGGGCATCGAACTCAACCGCAAAGTACTGGCTGATCTGGCCATGAACCACCCGGAAGCATTTGCCGCCGTCGTGGAGCAAGTAAAGTAA
- a CDS encoding nuclease A inhibitor family protein, giving the protein MTNENSKSSDQPAENRTVSDQINSVLPDLLYPSESDEPVEFVTCYLNQEEPLTVSQIKDWQMLPPEIHVDEVPENEFWEPVITEQDWYGDEEKTRTTKFQQLKQLLEKELTDRQVFYAGQTEIDVFLLGRQANGERAGIRTKLVQT; this is encoded by the coding sequence ATGACGAACGAAAACTCAAAAAGTAGCGATCAGCCTGCCGAAAATCGGACCGTAAGCGATCAAATCAACAGCGTATTGCCTGATTTGCTTTATCCCAGCGAATCCGATGAGCCGGTTGAGTTCGTTACGTGTTATCTTAACCAGGAAGAACCACTAACTGTTAGCCAGATTAAAGACTGGCAGATGCTTCCTCCTGAAATTCACGTTGACGAAGTGCCGGAAAATGAATTTTGGGAGCCCGTCATAACGGAGCAAGACTGGTACGGCGACGAAGAAAAAACGCGGACCACGAAATTTCAACAACTAAAGCAATTGCTGGAAAAGGAGCTAACGGATCGGCAGGTATTCTACGCCGGACAAACGGAAATCGACGTTTTTCTACTCGGCAGACAGGCAAACGGCGAGCGGGCCGGGATCAGGACAAAATTGGTACAGACATAA
- a CDS encoding DUF937 domain-containing protein: protein MLETLMNLVQQQAGSAITSNTAIPSDKHQDAFQAVSGGILSGLQQQAQGGGLGNLIGMLTGNSGAQQEVNQGVQKTVQENLFQKLGISPQVAMSIAAAVVPIVLSKLSQKAQDPNDHSVNPNDVVGSITGKQGTDWMSMAQSAMADGKLDMSDLMRMMSGSNAQAQPKQQSGGGLSDMLGGLFGKS, encoded by the coding sequence ATGTTAGAAACATTGATGAATCTGGTTCAGCAGCAAGCGGGCTCTGCCATCACCAGCAATACCGCTATTCCAAGCGACAAGCATCAAGACGCGTTTCAGGCCGTATCGGGGGGCATTCTGAGCGGTTTGCAACAGCAGGCCCAGGGTGGTGGTTTGGGAAATCTGATCGGTATGCTGACCGGAAATAGCGGGGCTCAGCAAGAGGTGAACCAGGGCGTTCAGAAAACGGTCCAGGAGAATCTGTTTCAGAAACTGGGAATCTCTCCCCAGGTCGCCATGTCTATTGCAGCCGCCGTCGTTCCCATCGTATTGAGTAAGCTTAGCCAGAAAGCGCAGGACCCCAATGACCATTCGGTCAATCCGAACGACGTCGTTGGTTCAATTACGGGCAAACAGGGTACCGACTGGATGAGCATGGCGCAGTCGGCTATGGCCGATGGTAAACTCGACATGAGCGACTTGATGCGGATGATGAGCGGAAGCAATGCGCAAGCGCAGCCCAAACAACAGTCGGGTGGCGGACTAAGCGATATGCTAGGCGGACTATTCGGTAAAAGCTGA
- a CDS encoding phosphatase PAP2 family protein — MNTSSWLVKAATVFSVVGHPLCLSFCITAFLAWKYLPAGQAVWVCGLLAGGVVVPVYWHTHRLTKRGTYTNADVSNRQERYRLYPRVIGLLTFVTIALFATNQSRVLCLGMLSALLLVICAYGVNFFNKVSLHTSVALFMAWVVWSSNKPVGMAAIALALLIAASRLVLQRHTWSEVILGMALGTLTGALFYGLAGW; from the coding sequence ATGAACACGTCCTCCTGGCTTGTCAAAGCAGCCACTGTCTTCTCCGTTGTCGGTCACCCCTTGTGTCTGTCGTTTTGCATTACCGCTTTCCTTGCCTGGAAGTACTTACCCGCCGGGCAAGCGGTATGGGTTTGCGGTCTGCTGGCGGGTGGTGTGGTTGTGCCGGTCTATTGGCATACGCATCGCCTGACGAAACGGGGTACATACACAAACGCTGATGTGTCGAATCGGCAGGAGCGCTACCGACTTTATCCCAGAGTGATTGGGTTGTTGACCTTCGTGACTATTGCGCTGTTCGCTACGAATCAATCCCGAGTGCTTTGTCTGGGGATGCTGAGCGCGCTGTTGCTGGTTATCTGTGCGTATGGAGTAAACTTTTTCAACAAGGTTTCGCTGCACACATCGGTTGCCCTTTTTATGGCCTGGGTCGTTTGGTCATCGAATAAACCAGTTGGAATGGCAGCCATTGCGTTAGCCTTACTTATTGCTGCTTCCAGACTGGTGTTGCAACGGCATACCTGGTCTGAAGTGATCCTGGGCATGGCACTCGGTACGTTGACGGGCGCGCTCTTTTACGGCCTCGCGGGTTGGTAA
- the dnaK gene encoding molecular chaperone DnaK, which yields MGKIIGIDLGTTNSCVAVMEGNEPVVIPNSEGARTTPSVVAFMDNGNGERKVGAPAKRQAITNPKNTISSIKRFMGKRFNEVTNEAKNVAYDIENGPNGTPRVRIGDRQYTPQEISALILQKMKQTAEDYLGQTVTEAVVTVPAYFNDAERQATKEAGQIAGLDVKRIINEPTAAALAYGLDKTDKDQKIAVFDLGGGTFDISILELGDGVFEVKSTDGDTHLGGDDFDQVIIDWLADEFKKDEGIDLRQDPMALQRLKEAAEKAKVELSSSTSTEINLPYIMPVNGIPKHLVRSLSRSKFEQLADTLIQRSLEPCRRALKNAGLSASQIDEVILVGGSTRIPKVQDEVEKLFGKKPSKAVNPDEAVAIGAAIQGGVLTGEVKDVLLLDVIPLSLGIETMGGVFTKMVEANTTIPSKKVEVYSTASDNQPSVEINILQGERPMAAQNRQLGRFILSDIPPAPRGVPQIEVTFDVDANGILNVTAKDKGTGKEQKIRIEASSGLTETEINRMREEAKANEAADKAEREKIEKVNQADSMLFQTEKQLKEYGDKLTPDNKTAIEEALGQLRTAHGSRDVAAIDAALEKLNTAWSAASTDLYNATNGAGGPTDGAGFDGGNPNPGNQGQPTGDNVSDVPYEEVK from the coding sequence ATGGGAAAGATTATTGGTATTGACTTAGGCACCACAAACTCGTGTGTGGCCGTGATGGAAGGCAACGAGCCCGTCGTGATCCCCAACTCAGAAGGAGCACGGACGACGCCGTCGGTCGTCGCGTTTATGGATAACGGTAACGGCGAACGGAAAGTCGGCGCACCCGCCAAACGTCAGGCCATCACCAACCCCAAGAATACAATTTCCTCGATCAAGCGTTTCATGGGTAAGCGCTTCAACGAGGTAACAAACGAAGCGAAAAACGTCGCATATGACATCGAAAACGGCCCGAACGGAACCCCACGCGTTCGCATCGGCGACCGTCAATATACACCACAGGAAATTTCGGCGCTGATTCTGCAAAAAATGAAGCAGACGGCTGAAGATTACCTGGGTCAAACAGTAACCGAAGCTGTAGTTACGGTTCCGGCTTACTTTAACGATGCGGAGCGTCAGGCGACCAAAGAAGCGGGTCAGATCGCTGGTCTCGACGTAAAACGGATTATCAACGAACCAACCGCTGCGGCTCTGGCCTACGGTCTGGACAAAACGGATAAGGATCAGAAAATCGCGGTATTCGACTTAGGTGGCGGTACGTTCGATATTTCTATCCTTGAACTGGGCGATGGCGTATTCGAAGTAAAATCAACCGACGGTGATACGCACCTGGGTGGTGACGACTTCGACCAGGTGATCATCGACTGGCTCGCCGACGAGTTCAAAAAAGACGAAGGCATCGATCTGCGCCAGGACCCAATGGCCCTGCAACGCCTGAAAGAAGCCGCCGAGAAAGCAAAAGTAGAGTTGTCAAGCTCGACGTCGACGGAAATCAACCTGCCGTACATCATGCCGGTGAATGGTATCCCCAAACACCTGGTGCGTTCGCTGAGCCGCTCTAAATTTGAGCAATTGGCGGATACGCTGATCCAGCGGAGCTTGGAGCCTTGCCGTCGTGCCCTGAAAAATGCGGGTTTGTCGGCCAGCCAGATTGACGAAGTGATTCTGGTGGGTGGTTCGACCCGGATTCCGAAAGTACAGGACGAAGTCGAAAAACTGTTTGGTAAGAAACCGTCTAAAGCCGTTAACCCCGATGAAGCTGTAGCCATTGGTGCTGCGATTCAGGGTGGTGTATTGACCGGTGAAGTAAAAGACGTGTTGCTGCTCGACGTTATCCCGCTGTCGCTCGGTATCGAAACGATGGGTGGCGTGTTCACCAAAATGGTGGAAGCCAACACAACCATCCCGAGCAAGAAAGTGGAAGTGTACTCGACGGCTTCGGACAACCAGCCAAGCGTGGAAATCAACATCCTGCAAGGAGAGCGCCCGATGGCGGCTCAAAACCGTCAGTTAGGTCGGTTCATCCTGTCGGACATTCCACCCGCACCGCGTGGTGTTCCGCAAATCGAAGTAACCTTCGACGTGGATGCCAACGGTATTCTGAACGTAACGGCTAAAGATAAAGGTACCGGCAAAGAACAGAAAATTCGGATTGAAGCGTCGAGCGGTCTGACCGAAACCGAGATCAACCGGATGCGCGAAGAAGCGAAAGCCAATGAAGCGGCTGATAAAGCGGAACGCGAAAAAATTGAGAAAGTGAACCAGGCTGACTCGATGTTGTTCCAGACCGAGAAACAACTGAAAGAGTACGGTGACAAACTGACTCCGGACAACAAAACGGCGATCGAAGAGGCCCTTGGGCAGCTGCGCACCGCACACGGTTCGCGCGACGTAGCGGCCATCGATGCAGCCCTGGAGAAGTTGAATACGGCCTGGTCGGCTGCTTCGACGGATCTGTACAACGCGACTAACGGCGCGGGTGGTCCAACGGATGGTGCCGGTTTTGACGGTGGAAACCCGAACCCCGGTAACCAGGGACAACCAACCGGCGACAATGTGTCGGACGTACCCTACGAAGAAGTAAAATAA
- a CDS encoding sugar phosphate isomerase/epimerase family protein, translating into MTTRRSFLKNAGGTVALATVGPVAMASGRITETHHAPGEDLFKLGMAGYTFVHFTLDQALEMMKKTDVHYLCIKDFHLPLNSTPEQITAFHEKLAKAGVTGYAVGPIYMKTTQEVDNAFAYAKRVGVKLIIGVPNTDLLPYVDKKVKEYDFRFAIHNHGPDIELYPNAVSIHNAIKNLDARIGFCFDMGHDRRNGDDPVADLQTYAKRIFDIHLKNVTAASKEGKTCELGRGVIDIPAFVDMLRKVKYDGSCSLEYEKDMKDPLAGIAESVGYFKGVCDATRTNKRKS; encoded by the coding sequence ATGACGACGCGACGATCGTTTCTAAAAAATGCGGGAGGCACGGTTGCCCTGGCCACAGTAGGCCCGGTTGCAATGGCTTCCGGACGAATTACCGAAACCCACCACGCTCCCGGTGAAGACCTGTTCAAACTAGGCATGGCGGGGTATACATTTGTTCATTTCACCCTGGATCAGGCGTTGGAGATGATGAAGAAAACGGACGTCCATTATCTGTGCATCAAGGATTTTCATCTTCCGCTGAACAGCACACCCGAACAGATTACGGCCTTCCACGAAAAGCTGGCCAAGGCGGGAGTGACGGGTTATGCCGTTGGGCCTATCTACATGAAAACCACGCAGGAGGTTGATAATGCCTTTGCCTATGCCAAACGAGTCGGCGTGAAGCTTATCATTGGCGTGCCGAATACCGACTTATTACCTTATGTGGATAAGAAAGTAAAAGAGTACGATTTTCGGTTCGCTATTCATAACCACGGCCCCGACATCGAATTGTACCCCAACGCCGTTTCTATTCACAACGCCATCAAAAACCTTGACGCCCGCATCGGTTTCTGTTTCGACATGGGCCATGACCGGCGGAACGGCGATGATCCGGTAGCGGATTTGCAAACCTACGCCAAACGCATCTTCGATATTCACCTCAAAAACGTGACGGCGGCTTCCAAGGAAGGAAAAACCTGCGAACTGGGCCGGGGCGTAATCGATATTCCGGCTTTTGTGGATATGCTGCGTAAAGTCAAATACGACGGTTCCTGTAGTCTGGAGTACGAAAAAGACATGAAAGATCCGCTGGCGGGTATTGCCGAATCGGTCGGGTACTTCAAAGGGGTTTGCGATGCCACCCGAACCAACAAGCGAAAATCGTAG